The genomic window AATGATTTTAAATCTAACATTAATTCGAACTGATTTTTATAACGCCATGTTGGAGCATATAATATTACCTTTTTATCCAATGGTAAGCCAAATTTGATTTTTAAATTATCTATATCCCTTTGATTATTTTTGGAATATAAAATATCAGTCCTTGGATAACCGCACTTCAATACTTCTCCGTCATATTTAAAGCATTTTTCACGAAGGTTATAAACATAATCGCTTTGGACAATAAGATAATCCCAACGTTGACACTCATAAATAAAGTCATCAATGTCTTTTTGGGACTTAAAGTCGTTTTCTACATCCAAACCTAAAGTTTTTAGGGGTGTCCCATGCATTGTTTGGATATAAACCTGATCGTCTCTTTTAATGAAATCATTTTCAAAACCAACATTATCACATACAAATTTAGAGGTTGCTAAGTAGTAATAATACTTTAAAGAATGTTTTTTAACTGGAATTGCATTCCCAGTATAATACTCCTGTTCATTATTAAAAGACCAAATGCATTCATAATCAGGGTAGTTTTCATTAATATATTCATATAAATATCTTGGATTGCAACTGAACTGCTTACCCCACATCGATTCGAACATTATGCGTTTTGGATTGATTGGCAATTTTGTAAATTTAACATATTTAGTGTTAATTATATCCTTTCTATTGCTGTGGGAATCCGCTTCTTTAATCCATTTAGATTTAAATCTTATTCTTAAATTACCCTTTCCGCTACGATAAAGATTATACTCGGTTGATTTAGTTGAGTAAACATGTTTAAATGACTCTTTTATGTATATTGGAGTTATGAAACTATGTCCCTCACATTCATATTTAATATAAATATCAAAATTTGTATTATATAATTTATCTACAAACTTATCTAAAAAGCTAAATTTGAACTTAACGTTATTATTGTTATCCAATTCGCCTTTTGAGATGAAAATTTCCTCATAACTTTTATCATTTTTACAGAAAAGGCTGGCATTTAATATATTACATTTATTCAGGGAAAACAAATTAACTTCAATCAAAACTTTTTCATTATTTCCTTTACATTTAGAAACCAAGGATATATTTTCGGTTGTGGATATGTCAAAATAATAGTCTCTTAAGTGATTAATGATAACTTGACCATAGGGAGATGATAAATATTCCAGTTTTTTTCTTCTGTTAACTATAGGTTCTCCGTTTTCATCTCTAATCTGACCCTTTTTATCTAGAATTTCCTCAATATTTATTGAATAACATCCATTTTGATTATTATAAACTAAAGGTATTTCCTCATTAAATAGATTATCATTGCCTAAGAATAATGGACCAATGTTTTCCTGGCATGGAATGCATAGTTGATTATTATCAATGAAACTATCCTCAAAAACATGATTTATTGACTTATAATTGATTATTAACTCATCATTAAAATCATAATCAAAAAAGAAATAATTATTTTTGTGTAATTTTGCTTTAGACTTATTTTTTCTCAAAGTCCATTTAAGTTTAGCAAAATAATTATAAACAATGTCCTCCTGTTTAAAACAAACTAATAATTTATTTTCACCCAGAAAATCATCATTGCCTGCAATTGCAGTCAAAGGAATATTAACTTCATATCCTGCAGCCTCATAAGAAATATTATTACCATATTTGAGGTTGTATGTAGATAAATCAGTTACCTTTCGATCCTTAAATTTTAAGGGCATTTTTTTATGGGATTCACTATTTACCAAATAAAAAGAGTACTTCCTATCGTTAAAATCATTATCTTCTAGACCCGGAATGACAGTGAACCCTTTAATAATGATTTGTTTTTTTCTTATTGAAATATTATCAATATACTTGACATATGAAGTCATATCCCCTAGGAATTTATCTATACACAGAGTAGATTCACCAAACACTTCCTTATCAACATTAACCATAACATGACCATTATTTGAATAAGCTTTTGTGTGACGTGTATCATAAACTTGGAAATTAATAACTGATACTAATTTGTCTAAATTATTTTCTAGTAAATATTTATATTTAAGGCGATCCACTTCATTTAATTGGCCTATATCTTTTAAATTTATATTTTCTTTAATATAATCACTGATTAAAGTGATAATCTCTTTAGATGTTTCAATGGAGGTGTCATTTAATTTATTTATAAAAATCATTAAATCTTTAGAAAGCCATTTATAAATTTTCATTTTTAATAAATTTTCATTTTTAACGTTTTCCTTAAAGAAATCGTCAACCATTTTCATTACTTGAATTCTGTGCTCTAAATTAACTGTCTCTTTTGTCTTTTGAGTAATGGATTTTGAACTTTCCCTCACTCTCCATAGATAACAATTCTCATAAATAATTGAAACGTTGTTAGCGTGATAATGTAATGGAAAAGTCACTGGAATATCTTCATATAGGATATCTTCAGGAAATCTGAATCCATATTTTTTCCAAAAGGAATGCTTAATTAGCTTATTCCATGCTGTTGTATCGTAAAGTAATTCTGGACTTTCATTGATGTGTGTAACTTCTTTTATTCCGGACATGGCTATTTTATGAATATCAGAATCCCAATAATGCTTTGAATTAAAACGCCAAACACCACCAATTACCATATCAGAATCATTCTTGATTGCAAGGTCATACATTCTTTCATAGGCGTAAGGTCTAACCATATCATCTGAATCCAAGAAAATAATGTAATCTCCTTCAGCAAATTCGCATCCGTAATTTCTTGCATGTCCTAAACCTTGATTTTCTTCATAGATATAATCAATGTTATCAAATGAATCGGCATATTCTTTAGCTATTTTGCCACTTTTATCTGTGGATCCGTCATCTACTAATATAATCTGGAGATTTCTCTCATAACCATCATTTAATTCTTTATTTATTAATGTTTGTGCTAAAACAGATTCAATACATTCCTCTAAAAATTCTTGAACATTATAAACAGGAATAATTACACTAACTCTAGTTTTCATTATAGATTCACACATTAAAATTTATTTGCCAAAATGTATTATATTAATTTATGTGAGTAATAGTATTTAAATTTAAAAAAAAAGGATTTAAATTTTTCTATTAAAGCAATGATTTATATTCTAACATTTTTTTTCTATTAATGAACGTTAAATTATTTTAAAATCAAATAAATTGCCAATTAGGTATTTAACTTAAAAAATCATGATTAAAATATGAAAAAATGTTAAAAATATTATACCTTGATAAAATTAAACATGATATTTGAAAAATAATTGGTAAAATTTCAGGTTATGCATACAATTACTTAATAACCTCAAATCCTATTTTTGAAACTATTTTATTAAAAGAATCTTTAATTGAATTACTTTTATTATTATTGAAGACCTTATTGAATATTAGCTCAGAGGATTTTTCACACTCATATTGGAGGAATTTCTCTTTGAATTTATACCTATCTTCCTTATATTCCTCTTCAATATCCTCAAGATTAATAATGGCATTTTCAACCTCTTTTGAAGTATATAATATAGGTCCAGGATGATATTCCTCCAAATCGAAATATGTTCCCCTGATACTGTTAACATACTCTTCCATATCATAGGCGAAAAGTAGTATTGGCCTATCTAAAATAGCATAGTCAAACATCGCAGAGGAATAGTCAGTAATTAATATATCTGAAACCAGATACAACTCTTCAATTGATCCATATTTGGATAAATCAAAAATAAAATCATCTTTTTCCAATTGGTTCAATTTATTGCTTGCTAAATGATGCATTCTTAAAATCAAAACATATTCGTCAGATAAGGATTTTTTAAAGGATTTTAAATCCAACATTAAATCAAAATCATTTTTCATACGCCATGTCGGAGCATAGAGAATCACTTTTTTATCCAATGGAATTCCTAATTTTTCCTTTAATTTATTTATTTCATCAGGATTATCATTTGAATATAGTATATCGTTTCTAGGATATCCGAATTTCAAAATTTCCTCATCATAATCAAAGCATCTTTTTGAAAGTCCTGCAACATAATCACTTTGAACTAAAAGATAATCCCAACGTTTGCAACGATCAATATACTGTTTTTCATTTTCTTTTGATTTAAAATCATGCTTTACATCTAAACCTAAAGTTTTTAGAGGAGTTCCATGCATTGTTTGGATATAAACCTGTTCATCTCTTTTTATGAACTCATTATCAAAATTGACATTGTCACAAAAGAATTTAGAAGTTGCTAAATAGTAATAATACTTCAAAGAATTCTTTCTAACACGCTTAGCGTTTCCTGTTATTCTCTTTTGCTCATCAATAAATGACCAAATGCATTCATAATCAGGGTAGTTTTCATTAATGTACTCATATAAATATCTTGGATTGCAACTGAACTGCCTGCCCCACATCGATTCGAACATTATGCGTTTTGGATTGACCGGCAATTTTCTAAACAGTTCATATTTGGTTCTGGAAAGTTCTTTTCTTTTCATTTTAGTATTTTCACTTTCCGGCCATTTGGAAGTTGACCTTATTCTTAATGTACTTTTTCCGCTACGATAAAGCTTATAATCATGCAATTCTGCGGAATATTCATGGCTAAACTGATTCAGTAAGTATAATGGTGTTGTAAAAACAATTCCATCAACATCATATTTTACATACACATCATGAACGCCATTATAAAGGTTTTTAAGAATATTTTCATTTGAAAAATTAAAATTGAAGTTTATTTTTCCATTATTAATGTTAGCAGAAGCGATAGGTGCATCTTCAAAGTTAACATTATCCTTCAAGTATAAAACTGCTGAATTCAAATTATCAAGATTATTGATTGAATATAAATCGACATCCATATCAACTGTTTGATTATTGCTGGATATCTTTGAAATCAATGAAAGATTATCCTCTCTTTGAATGTCAAAATGATAGTCTCTCAGTGCATTTATAATAATTTGACCCTCATTTGAATGTAAATACAATTGCTTTTTATCCTTATATACAATAGGTTCGCCATTTTCATATCTAATTTGACCAGGAACGTTAGCTATTTTATCTAAATCAATGAAATAAAATTGCTTTTCACTATTATAATCAAGAGGAACATTATATTCATCATTTAACAGATTCTCATCGTAGCATAAATACAAATCTCCATTATGTTCTGGGCTATTAATGCAAAGTTTGTCCTCTTTAATCATGACCTCATCATAGCAGTATTTAATAGGATTAATATTAAGAATCAATTCCTTATATTCATCATAGGCAATGTAAATATAGGTATTTTCATATATCCTTGCTTTTAAGTTACTTGCTGTGAAAGATCTTTTTTTAGGTTTTGATAAGAAATAATTATAAACAACATCATCCTGTTTGAAATTAACTTCTATTCTGTTTTCACCATTAAACTCAGGATCATCAATAAGTTTGGAATATGGAACATGAACTTGAAAACTAGCTGCATCATAGGATAAATTATTTCCATATTGTATATTAAATTCAGATGGCAAATTCTTAGATTTGACATTATCAAACTCGAGAGGAAGTTTCTTATGAGAATCACTGTTGACTAAATTAAATGAATATTCCCTATCCTTAAAATCCTTAATTTCAATCCCAGGAATGATTGTGAATGCCTTTACAATCAACTCATTTTTCTTCAATGCAATATTTTGAATGT from Methanobrevibacter thaueri includes these protein-coding regions:
- a CDS encoding bifunctional glycosyltransferase/CDP-glycerol:glycerophosphate glycerophosphotransferase, yielding MKTRVSVIIPVYNVQEFLEECIESVLAQTLINKELNDGYERNLQIILVDDGSTDKSGKIAKEYADSFDNIDYIYEENQGLGHARNYGCEFAEGDYIIFLDSDDMVRPYAYERMYDLAIKNDSDMVIGGVWRFNSKHYWDSDIHKIAMSGIKEVTHINESPELLYDTTAWNKLIKHSFWKKYGFRFPEDILYEDIPVTFPLHYHANNVSIIYENCYLWRVRESSKSITQKTKETVNLEHRIQVMKMVDDFFKENVKNENLLKMKIYKWLSKDLMIFINKLNDTSIETSKEIITLISDYIKENINLKDIGQLNEVDRLKYKYLLENNLDKLVSVINFQVYDTRHTKAYSNNGHVMVNVDKEVFGESTLCIDKFLGDMTSYVKYIDNISIRKKQIIIKGFTVIPGLEDNDFNDRKYSFYLVNSESHKKMPLKFKDRKVTDLSTYNLKYGNNISYEAAGYEVNIPLTAIAGNDDFLGENKLLVCFKQEDIVYNYFAKLKWTLRKNKSKAKLHKNNYFFFDYDFNDELIINYKSINHVFEDSFIDNNQLCIPCQENIGPLFLGNDNLFNEEIPLVYNNQNGCYSINIEEILDKKGQIRDENGEPIVNRRKKLEYLSSPYGQVIINHLRDYYFDISTTENISLVSKCKGNNEKVLIEVNLFSLNKCNILNASLFCKNDKSYEEIFISKGELDNNNNVKFKFSFLDKFVDKLYNTNFDIYIKYECEGHSFITPIYIKESFKHVYSTKSTEYNLYRSGKGNLRIRFKSKWIKEADSHSNRKDIINTKYVKFTKLPINPKRIMFESMWGKQFSCNPRYLYEYINENYPDYECIWSFNNEQEYYTGNAIPVKKHSLKYYYYLATSKFVCDNVGFENDFIKRDDQVYIQTMHGTPLKTLGLDVENDFKSQKDIDDFIYECQRWDYLIVQSDYVYNLREKCFKYDGEVLKCGYPRTDILYSKNNQRDIDNLKIKFGLPLDKKVILYAPTWRYKNQFELMLDLKSLRDSLSDEYIFIFRLHHYAKENIENLVDDTFIYDFSDYNTIEELYLVSDILITDYSSAMFDYSILDRPILLFAYDMEDYVKDIRGTYFDLEEFNPGPILFTSKEVEDAIVHIDETEEKYRKDRSLFREKFNQYENGSSSETVFNQVIKNEKGNPVSNLIKNTYSKLAYWFIKKF
- a CDS encoding bifunctional glycosyltransferase/CDP-glycerol:glycerophosphate glycerophosphotransferase — protein: MKTRVSVIIPVYNVQEFLKECVDSVLAQTLINKELTDGYERNLQIILIDDGSTDDSGKIAKEYADSFDNIDYIYEENQGLGHARNYGCEFAEGDYIIFLDSDDIVPPKAYERMYDSAVKNDVDFTIGNVTRFNSKKTRRNKIHLIAFSTTKEVTHITETPELFYDTTAWNKLIKKTFWKKHDFKFPEGILYEDIPVSMPMHYLADKVSIIYETCYLWRIREGMSKSITQTTDDTKNLKDRLAVLRMVDDFYNKNVNEKDLHLTKTIKWLKIDLKMYVETLIKQTEEESIPYRDLLIDYIKENIDLNELNYLNEIDKLKYEYLLNDEFDKLVNLINFEKKDLKFTKVYPNGSHMVIDVDENIFGTSPFIVDQFLKEDFKIKNIQNIALKKNELIVKAFTIIPGIEIKDFKDREYSFNLVNSDSHKKLPLEFDNVKSKNLPSEFNIQYGNNLSYDAASFQVHVPYSKLIDDPEFNGENRIEVNFKQDDVVYNYFLSKPKKRSFTASNLKARIYENTYIYIAYDEYKELILNINPIKYCYDEVMIKEDKLCINSPEHNGDLYLCYDENLLNDEYNVPLDYNSEKQFYFIDLDKIANVPGQIRYENGEPIVYKDKKQLYLHSNEGQIIINALRDYHFDIQREDNLSLISKISSNNQTVDMDVDLYSINNLDNLNSAVLYLKDNVNFEDAPIASANINNGKINFNFNFSNENILKNLYNGVHDVYVKYDVDGIVFTTPLYLLNQFSHEYSAELHDYKLYRSGKSTLRIRSTSKWPESENTKMKRKELSRTKYELFRKLPVNPKRIMFESMWGRQFSCNPRYLYEYINENYPDYECIWSFIDEQKRITGNAKRVRKNSLKYYYYLATSKFFCDNVNFDNEFIKRDEQVYIQTMHGTPLKTLGLDVKHDFKSKENEKQYIDRCKRWDYLLVQSDYVAGLSKRCFDYDEEILKFGYPRNDILYSNDNPDEINKLKEKLGIPLDKKVILYAPTWRMKNDFDLMLDLKSFKKSLSDEYVLILRMHHLASNKLNQLEKDDFIFDLSKYGSIEELYLVSDILITDYSSAMFDYAILDRPILLFAYDMEEYVNSIRGTYFDLEEYHPGPILYTSKEVENAIINLEDIEEEYKEDRYKFKEKFLQYECEKSSELIFNKVFNNNKSNSIKDSFNKIVSKIGFEVIK